The Streptomyces laurentii genome contains a region encoding:
- a CDS encoding membrane transport protein (Major Facilitator Superfamily; pfam07690;~The Major Facilitator Superfamily (MFS) isa large and diverse group of secondary transporters that includes uniporters, symporters, and antiporters. MFS proteins facilitate the transport across cytoplasmic or internal membranes of a variety of...; cd06174;~identified by MetaGeneAnnotator; putative;~membrane transport protein [Streptomyces cattleya NRRL 8057 = DSM46488];~putative substrate translocation pore): MSPSLATPETTPDLAHSPTPQPQPPHLTGRLKLILAVLLVTQFMLAVDFSILNVALPAIGDGLGFSLSDLQWIATAFALSAAGFTLFFGRIGDLIGRKKIFIGSLALLGLSSLLGGLATSPEALLIARVAQGLATAAATPAGLALLTTSFPEGPLRQKALGINGALMSAGFTAGAILGGVLTDVLSWRWAFFVNVPVALAVVVIAPAVIKESRPTVRPRLDLPGALTVTLGLLGGVYGLTQAGEHGWTDSRALAGLLGGAVLFAAFFLIERKVAEPLVPLKTLARRTVAWGNALGLLAFVTETSLVYLLTLYLQKTLGFSPLSAGVSFGVLGVGTVIGGLIAPRVIARTSTRTALIAGGAVQAVSTGALLFLGTTTGPALGLLLPATFLGGIGNMLVIVGFMVTATSGLPDKEQGLATGLASMSQQVGITLGTPIMSTVVTATTAGAATASAVHHGVTIAIAVNTALVLAGVALAAFFLRPRR, translated from the coding sequence ATGTCCCCGTCACTCGCCACGCCCGAGACCACCCCCGACCTCGCGCACTCTCCCACTCCTCAGCCTCAACCGCCCCACCTCACCGGCCGGTTGAAGCTGATCCTGGCCGTTCTCCTGGTCACCCAGTTCATGCTGGCCGTGGACTTCTCGATCCTGAACGTCGCGCTGCCCGCCATCGGCGACGGCCTCGGCTTCTCGCTCTCCGACCTCCAGTGGATCGCCACCGCGTTCGCGCTGTCGGCGGCCGGCTTCACCCTCTTCTTCGGGCGGATCGGCGACCTGATCGGCCGCAAGAAGATCTTCATCGGCAGCCTGGCGCTCCTGGGCCTCTCCTCCCTGCTCGGCGGCCTCGCCACGTCACCCGAGGCGCTGCTGATCGCCCGCGTCGCCCAGGGCCTCGCGACCGCCGCCGCCACCCCGGCCGGACTCGCCCTGCTCACCACCTCGTTCCCCGAGGGGCCGCTGCGCCAGAAGGCGCTCGGCATCAACGGGGCGCTGATGTCGGCCGGCTTCACGGCGGGCGCGATCCTCGGCGGCGTGCTGACCGACGTGCTCTCCTGGCGCTGGGCGTTCTTCGTGAACGTGCCGGTCGCCCTCGCCGTCGTCGTCATCGCCCCGGCCGTGATCAAGGAGTCCCGCCCCACGGTCCGCCCCCGCCTGGACCTGCCCGGCGCGCTCACCGTCACCCTCGGCCTGCTCGGCGGCGTCTACGGCCTCACCCAGGCCGGCGAACACGGCTGGACCGACTCCCGCGCCCTGGCCGGCCTGCTCGGCGGCGCGGTCCTGTTCGCCGCGTTCTTCCTGATCGAACGCAAGGTCGCCGAACCCCTCGTCCCGCTGAAGACCCTCGCCCGCCGCACCGTGGCCTGGGGCAACGCGCTCGGCCTGCTGGCCTTCGTCACCGAGACCTCCCTCGTCTACCTGCTCACCCTCTACCTGCAGAAGACCCTCGGCTTCTCCCCGCTGAGCGCCGGCGTCTCCTTCGGCGTCCTCGGCGTCGGCACCGTCATCGGCGGCCTGATCGCCCCCCGCGTCATCGCCCGCACCTCCACGCGCACCGCGCTGATCGCGGGCGGCGCCGTCCAGGCCGTGTCCACCGGAGCGCTGCTCTTCCTCGGCACGACGACCGGCCCGGCCCTGGGCCTGCTGCTGCCCGCCACCTTCCTCGGCGGCATCGGCAACATGCTCGTGATCGTCGGCTTCATGGTCACCGCCACCAGCGGCCTCCCGGACAAGGAACAGGGCCTGGCGACGGGCCTCGCGTCGATGTCCCAGCAGGTCGGCATCACCCTCGGCACCCCGATCATGTCGACGGTCGTCACCGCCACCACGGCGGGCGCGGCCACGGCCTCCGCCGTCCACCACGGCGTCACGATCGCGATCGCGGTCAACACGGCCCTGGTCCTCGCCGGAGTCGCCCTCGCGGCCTTCTTCCTCCGCCCCCGCCGCTAG
- a CDS encoding hypothetical protein (identified by MetaGeneAnnotator; putative;~sequence version:1) has translation MTAPAGPFGGPAAPHSWARPGRAEAALPAGCARRMGSTAPYLTVRVDIASWDEETMKPAQRAAVNRADQTVLREAVTKLTTLYACGT, from the coding sequence GTGACCGCGCCCGCGGGCCCGTTCGGCGGGCCCGCGGCGCCACACTCCTGGGCGCGCCCCGGCCGGGCCGAGGCCGCGCTGCCGGCCGGGTGCGCCCGCCGGATGGGGTCGACCGCCCCGTACCTCACGGTCCGGGTCGACATCGCCTCGTGGGACGAGGAGACGATGAAGCCCGCCCAGCGGGCCGCGGTGAACCGCGCCGACCAGACCGTGCTGCGCGAGGCCGTCACGAAACTCACCACGCTTTACGCGTGCGGGACTTGA
- a CDS encoding hypothetical protein (AAA ATPase domain; pfam13191;~C-terminal DNA-binding domain of LuxR-like proteins. This domain contains a helix-turn-helix motif and binds DNA. Proteins belonging to this group are response regulators; some act as transcriptional activators, others as transcriptional repressors. Many...; cd06170;~DNA binding residues [nucleotide binding];~Response regulator containing a CheY-like receiver domain and an HTH DNA-binding domain [Signal transduction mechanisms / Transcription]; COG2197;~dimerization interface [polypeptide binding];~identified by MetaGeneAnnotator; putative;~transcriptional regulator [Streptomyces hygroscopicus subsp. jinggangensis TL01]), which translates to MTGMDGPLSRTGLRGREAELRTLASLISSVADTGSGALALIQGEPGIGKTTLLTEAAAKAGAAGFSVCVGRADELHHLVPLSSLAACVVYGDPDVALDGVLYDGPDGTPDGGRPLLSGDAFAELARHHDQGIWLVERLAEAIETRAAGTPVLISLDDVQWADPLSRFVLQQLPARLRTSPVLWILTSRPEPAGPAEEIVAAAAGNLPTVALPLGPLSGSAVSQLAGDTLGSDVDGPVRKLLDGAGGNPFLAVELLAGLRSDGAAATTAVKGGGEADALGVTGTSGEESIPPGLVTGVRGRLRSLSPDTLRFLQMAAVLGRRFGFQDAAALRGLPAAELITALDEAVRTGLLDDDGDRLAFRHDLLRQAVYADVSPSARKALHREAARILVAAGHRPIDAVPHILLGAVPGDEEAVALLRRAAEDVLPVTPDLAADLMTRALELVPPARPLWFSVGEQAILCLTRASRNLEALAMGDRLLAGRPPLETFGRLQAALGGTLWSMDLAGELRRRAEAALATGSVAPEIAARLTALRALALSREQDLVAAREAGEDALRGALAIGDREAHVLALSGLGEIAQNAGESMVARERFAALSTLDSAFLPEEIVAHLHADDFAAAERLLARARDVTETRQAMLQWAQGQHDLGIGRLDDADAGFATMERLENEVRVSVQQLNGRVLRSRIALLRGDGDAALAHLDAARERLAAKPNPGNTAAVRFLEAIHAEADGDLDRAVDRIRHVQREGSFMRWRLLRVYVAAAVRTALRAGDRALAEDLAAQAGTYADLNPAVPTATGLAAQALGLVRDDPALLVRATELLGAGPRPLVRADADVDLGRALLAAGDRSRAAAALARARDTFAEAGAHAGAARAQRALDRTVSGSGSGSGSDSGSGSVRGSGGRRVTAGPRPVQGWEALTASEKKIARLIAQGHTNRSAADLLVLSPHTVNTHLTSAFRKLSVNSRVQLANLVTALPDD; encoded by the coding sequence ATGACAGGCATGGACGGCCCCCTGTCCCGTACCGGTCTGCGCGGCCGGGAAGCCGAACTCCGGACGCTCGCCTCGCTGATCTCCTCCGTCGCGGACACCGGCAGCGGCGCGCTGGCCCTGATCCAGGGCGAGCCGGGCATCGGCAAGACCACCCTGCTCACCGAGGCGGCCGCCAAGGCGGGCGCGGCGGGGTTCTCCGTCTGCGTCGGCCGCGCCGACGAACTGCACCACCTGGTGCCGCTCTCCTCGCTCGCGGCCTGCGTCGTGTACGGCGACCCGGACGTCGCCCTGGACGGCGTCCTGTACGACGGCCCGGACGGCACCCCCGACGGCGGCCGGCCGCTGCTGTCCGGGGACGCGTTCGCCGAACTGGCCCGCCACCACGACCAGGGGATCTGGCTGGTGGAGCGCCTCGCCGAGGCGATCGAGACCCGGGCCGCCGGCACGCCGGTGCTGATCAGCCTGGACGACGTCCAGTGGGCCGACCCGCTGAGCCGGTTCGTCCTGCAGCAGCTGCCGGCCCGGCTGCGGACCTCCCCGGTGCTGTGGATCCTGACCAGCCGGCCGGAGCCCGCGGGACCGGCGGAGGAGATCGTCGCCGCCGCGGCGGGCAACCTGCCGACGGTCGCCCTGCCACTGGGGCCGCTGTCCGGTTCCGCCGTCTCCCAGCTCGCCGGCGACACCCTCGGGTCGGACGTCGACGGGCCCGTACGGAAGCTGCTCGACGGAGCGGGCGGAAACCCGTTCCTGGCCGTCGAGTTGCTCGCGGGGCTGCGGAGCGACGGGGCCGCCGCCACGACCGCCGTCAAGGGCGGCGGCGAAGCCGACGCCCTTGGCGTCACCGGGACTTCGGGCGAGGAGTCCATACCCCCGGGGCTGGTGACCGGCGTACGCGGGCGGCTCCGCTCCCTGAGCCCCGACACCCTGCGCTTCCTGCAGATGGCCGCGGTGCTGGGCCGCCGGTTCGGCTTCCAGGACGCCGCCGCGCTCCGCGGCCTGCCCGCCGCGGAGCTGATCACCGCACTCGACGAGGCCGTCCGCACCGGTCTCCTCGACGACGACGGCGACCGGCTGGCCTTCCGGCACGACCTGTTGCGCCAGGCGGTCTACGCCGACGTCTCCCCGTCCGCCCGCAAGGCCCTGCACCGGGAGGCCGCCCGGATCCTGGTCGCCGCCGGACACCGGCCGATCGACGCGGTCCCGCACATCCTCCTGGGAGCCGTGCCCGGCGACGAGGAGGCCGTGGCGCTGCTGCGGCGCGCGGCCGAGGACGTGCTGCCCGTCACCCCCGACCTGGCCGCCGACCTGATGACGCGCGCCCTCGAACTCGTACCGCCGGCACGCCCGTTGTGGTTCTCCGTCGGTGAGCAGGCGATCCTCTGCCTGACCCGGGCCAGCCGGAACCTGGAGGCCCTGGCGATGGGCGACCGGCTGCTGGCCGGGCGGCCGCCGCTGGAGACGTTCGGCCGGCTGCAGGCGGCGCTCGGCGGGACGCTGTGGAGCATGGACCTCGCCGGCGAGCTGCGCCGCCGGGCCGAGGCCGCGCTCGCCACCGGAAGCGTGGCCCCCGAGATCGCGGCGCGGCTGACCGCCCTGCGCGCGCTCGCCCTGTCCCGCGAGCAGGACCTGGTCGCGGCGCGCGAGGCCGGCGAGGACGCGCTGCGCGGCGCGCTCGCCATCGGCGACCGGGAGGCGCACGTCCTCGCCCTGTCCGGGCTCGGCGAGATCGCGCAGAACGCGGGCGAGAGCATGGTGGCGAGGGAACGATTCGCCGCCCTGAGCACCCTCGACTCCGCCTTCCTCCCCGAGGAGATCGTCGCGCACCTGCACGCGGACGACTTCGCCGCCGCCGAGCGGCTGCTCGCGCGGGCGCGGGACGTCACGGAGACCCGGCAGGCGATGCTCCAGTGGGCCCAGGGCCAGCACGATCTGGGGATCGGCCGGCTCGACGACGCCGACGCCGGCTTCGCCACCATGGAACGCCTCGAGAACGAGGTGCGGGTGTCCGTCCAGCAGCTCAACGGCCGGGTGCTCCGCTCCCGGATCGCGCTGCTGCGCGGCGACGGGGACGCGGCGCTGGCGCACCTGGACGCGGCGCGGGAGCGGCTGGCGGCCAAGCCGAACCCGGGCAACACGGCCGCCGTACGGTTCCTCGAAGCCATCCACGCCGAGGCCGACGGGGACCTCGACCGTGCCGTCGACCGGATCCGGCACGTCCAGCGGGAGGGTTCCTTCATGCGCTGGCGGCTGCTGCGCGTGTACGTGGCCGCCGCCGTGCGCACGGCCCTGCGCGCCGGGGACCGCGCGCTCGCCGAGGACCTCGCGGCGCAGGCCGGGACGTACGCGGACCTCAACCCGGCCGTGCCGACCGCCACGGGCCTCGCCGCGCAGGCCCTCGGCCTCGTACGGGACGACCCCGCCCTCCTCGTCCGCGCGACGGAACTGCTCGGCGCGGGCCCGCGCCCGCTGGTCCGGGCCGACGCGGACGTGGATCTGGGGCGGGCGCTCCTGGCGGCGGGCGACCGGAGCCGGGCGGCGGCCGCGCTGGCGCGGGCCCGCGACACGTTCGCCGAGGCCGGTGCCCACGCCGGCGCGGCACGGGCGCAGCGGGCCCTGGACCGTACGGTGTCGGGGTCGGGGTCGGGGTCGGGGTCGGACTCGGGATCGGGGTCGGTACGGGGGTCGGGTGGCCGCAGGGTGACGGCCGGGCCGCGCCCCGTCCAGGGCTGGGAGGCGCTCACCGCCTCGGAGAAGAAGATCGCGCGCCTGATCGCCCAGGGCCACACCAACCGGTCGGCCGCCGATCTGCTCGTCCTCTCCCCACACACCGTCAACACCCATCTGACCTCGGCCTTCCGGAAGTTGTCGGTCAACTCCCGGGTGCAGCTCGCCAACCTGGTGACGGCCTTGCCCGACGACTGA
- a CDS encoding tetR family transcriptional regulator (Bacterial regulatory proteins, tetR family; pfam00440;~TetR family transcriptional regulator [Mycobacterium smegmatis str. MC2155];~Transcriptional regulator [Transcription]; COG1309;~identified by MetaGeneAnnotator; putative) produces the protein MPTPSTPPPADVHAAPAGTVRPGGRTARVREAVLKAAGDTLAAEGFAALDLAEIARRADVGKTTVYRRWGTPGALAADLLTDMAETSLPRADTGTLDGDLLANARLVVRTLADARQGPLFVSLIAASLCDEQAARALHRFYEVRVAEWAGCVSDAVDRGEIPAGTDPHAVIAAVSAPLYYALLNFGRTPGDRDAVAAARSAAEAARAGVWRAESA, from the coding sequence GTGCCCACGCCCTCCACTCCCCCGCCGGCCGACGTCCACGCGGCCCCCGCCGGCACCGTGCGGCCCGGCGGTCGGACCGCGCGCGTCCGCGAAGCCGTACTCAAGGCGGCCGGCGACACCCTCGCCGCCGAGGGCTTCGCCGCCCTCGACCTCGCCGAGATCGCCCGTCGCGCCGATGTCGGCAAGACGACCGTCTACCGCCGCTGGGGCACCCCCGGCGCCCTCGCCGCCGACCTCCTCACCGACATGGCGGAGACCTCCCTGCCCCGCGCCGACACCGGCACCCTCGACGGCGACCTCCTCGCCAACGCCCGGCTCGTCGTGCGGACCCTCGCCGACGCCCGCCAGGGACCCCTCTTCGTCTCCCTGATCGCCGCCTCCCTCTGCGACGAGCAGGCCGCCCGGGCCCTGCACCGCTTCTACGAGGTACGCGTCGCCGAGTGGGCCGGCTGCGTCAGCGACGCCGTCGACCGCGGCGAGATCCCGGCCGGCACCGATCCGCACGCCGTCATCGCCGCCGTCTCGGCGCCGCTCTACTACGCCCTGCTCAACTTCGGCCGCACACCCGGCGACCGGGATGCCGTGGCGGCCGCCCGGAGCGCCGCCGAGGCGGCCCGGGCCGGTGTATGGCGCGCCGAGTCCGCCTGA
- a CDS encoding binding-protein-dependent transport systems inner membrane component (2-aminoethylphosphonate transport system permease PhnU; Provisional;~ABC-ATPase subunit interface;~Transmembrane subunit (TM) foundin Periplasmic Binding Protein (PBP)-dependent ATP-Binding Cassette (ABC) transporters which generally bind type 2 PBPs. These types of transporters consist of a PBP, two TMs, and two cytoplasmic ABC ATPase subunits, and...; cd06261;~binding-protein-dependent transport systems inner membrane component [Streptomyces davawensis JCM4913];~identified by MetaGeneAnnotator; putative) produces MRRARERPAAWLFVLPAAAYLLLFLGCPLVQNLVMSLRRYDATGFATGDAPFTGLRNHAAVLSSTLFSEAAVNTALFTAGSVLGQFTIGLALALFFQRRFPLAGPLRALLLLPWLLPLVVSGAIWRWMLDPDTGPVNALLRGLHLTSSGIPWLTGPTEALVSVIVVNIWVGVPFTTALLYGGLQDIPPHLYEAARLDGAGPVRILRHLTWPLLRPVARVVVLLGVVYTVKTADLILVLTGGGPAGATQTLATRAYELSFQRYEFGYGAVLGNVLIAVSTLFALLHLRRLRAGGGRAVSA; encoded by the coding sequence GTGCGGCGCGCCCGGGAACGGCCGGCCGCCTGGCTGTTCGTGCTGCCCGCCGCCGCGTACCTGCTGCTCTTCCTCGGCTGCCCGCTCGTCCAGAACCTCGTGATGAGCCTCCGGCGGTACGACGCCACCGGCTTCGCCACGGGTGACGCCCCCTTCACCGGCCTGCGCAACCACGCGGCGGTCCTGTCCTCCACGCTGTTCTCCGAGGCGGCGGTGAACACGGCGCTGTTCACCGCCGGATCGGTCCTCGGGCAGTTCACGATCGGCCTCGCCCTCGCCCTGTTCTTCCAGCGCCGCTTCCCCCTCGCGGGGCCGCTGCGCGCGCTCCTCCTGCTGCCCTGGCTGCTGCCGCTCGTGGTGTCCGGGGCGATCTGGCGGTGGATGCTCGACCCCGACACGGGCCCCGTCAACGCGCTGCTGCGCGGCCTCCACCTCACCTCGTCCGGCATCCCCTGGCTCACCGGCCCCACCGAGGCGCTGGTGTCCGTCATCGTCGTCAACATCTGGGTGGGCGTCCCCTTCACCACCGCGCTCCTGTACGGCGGACTCCAGGACATCCCCCCGCATCTGTACGAGGCGGCGCGGCTCGACGGCGCCGGGCCGGTACGGATCCTCCGGCATCTCACCTGGCCGCTGCTGCGGCCCGTGGCGCGCGTCGTCGTGCTGCTGGGCGTCGTCTACACGGTCAAGACGGCGGACCTGATCCTCGTGCTGACGGGCGGCGGCCCGGCCGGCGCCACACAGACCCTCGCCACGCGCGCGTACGAGCTGTCCTTCCAGCGGTACGAGTTCGGATACGGCGCCGTGCTCGGCAACGTCCTGATCGCCGTCTCGACCCTGTTCGCCCTCCTTCACCTGCGGCGGCTCCGGGCCGGCGGCGGCCGGGCGGTGTCCGCGTGA
- a CDS encoding sugar ABC transporter, substrate binding protein (Bacterial extracellular solute-binding protein; pfam01547;~Bacterial extracellular solute-binding protein; pfam13416;~identified by MetaGeneAnnotator; putative;~sugar ABC transporter, substrate binding protein [Streptomyces hygroscopicus subsp. jinggangensis5008]): MALVLAASGCAGGTGGGDDSDAEATSLTVLDYYTDAPEHQQWTETLASCGRRAGVRIEHTSVPPASLVPQVLRQASSHTLPDLLMLDNADLQQVARTGALAPLDTFGPLNGATKGATSGTASGIDTRDVTEGILSAGTYDGKVYGLAPYVSTVALFYNKDMLAEAGVAVPRTWDELRAAAARLTRPGRYGMAVDANATFEGTWQFLPFLWSNGGDESKLDTPEAAQALRLWVDLVKSGSMSASVLNWNQADVHDQFAAGRTAMMINGPWRIPALKADEKLKWGVAPVPVPRAGQPPVTPLGGEVWTVPRSDSTARQKKAAQVLGCLNTPANTRALAAQHLTVPSRAGVAAEYAQANPSMSVFVDSVKDARVRTARLGVRWPQAATGIYTAIQSALTGRQTPEEALKDAQRIATGAGL, translated from the coding sequence ATGGCTCTGGTGCTCGCCGCCTCCGGCTGCGCCGGCGGCACGGGCGGAGGCGACGACTCCGACGCCGAGGCCACCTCCCTCACCGTGCTCGACTACTACACCGACGCCCCCGAGCATCAGCAGTGGACCGAGACGCTCGCCTCCTGCGGCAGGCGCGCGGGCGTCCGTATCGAGCACACGAGCGTCCCGCCGGCGTCGCTCGTCCCCCAGGTGCTGCGGCAGGCGTCGTCGCACACCCTCCCCGACCTGCTGATGCTGGACAACGCCGACCTCCAGCAGGTCGCCCGGACCGGGGCGCTGGCCCCGCTGGACACGTTCGGCCCCCTGAACGGCGCGACGAAGGGCGCCACGTCCGGCACCGCGTCGGGGATCGACACCCGGGACGTCACCGAGGGCATCCTGTCGGCGGGCACGTACGACGGGAAGGTGTACGGGCTCGCCCCGTACGTCAGCACGGTCGCCCTCTTCTACAACAAGGACATGCTCGCCGAGGCCGGCGTCGCCGTGCCGCGGACCTGGGACGAGCTGCGGGCGGCCGCCGCCCGGCTGACCCGGCCCGGCCGGTACGGCATGGCCGTCGACGCCAACGCGACCTTCGAGGGGACGTGGCAGTTCCTGCCGTTCCTGTGGTCCAACGGCGGCGACGAGTCGAAGCTCGACACCCCCGAGGCCGCGCAGGCGCTGCGGCTGTGGGTCGACCTGGTGAAGAGCGGGTCGATGTCGGCGTCGGTCCTGAACTGGAACCAGGCCGACGTCCACGACCAGTTCGCCGCCGGCCGGACCGCCATGATGATCAACGGCCCGTGGCGCATCCCCGCGCTGAAGGCGGACGAGAAGCTGAAGTGGGGCGTGGCCCCCGTCCCCGTCCCCCGGGCCGGGCAGCCGCCGGTCACCCCGCTCGGCGGCGAGGTGTGGACCGTGCCGCGGAGCGACTCGACGGCCCGGCAGAAGAAGGCCGCGCAGGTCCTCGGCTGTCTGAACACTCCCGCGAACACGCGCGCCCTGGCCGCCCAGCACCTCACCGTGCCCTCCCGCGCCGGGGTCGCCGCCGAGTACGCCCAGGCGAACCCGTCGATGTCCGTCTTCGTGGACAGCGTGAAGGACGCGCGCGTACGGACCGCGCGGCTCGGCGTCCGCTGGCCGCAGGCGGCCACCGGGATCTACACGGCGATCCAGTCCGCGCTGACCGGGCGGCAGACGCCGGAGGAAGCGCTGAAGGACGCGCAGCGGATCGCGACCGGTGCCGGGCTCTGA
- a CDS encoding non-haem bromoperoxidase (Non-haem bromoperoxidase [Streptomyces davawensis JCM4913];~Putative lysophospholipase; pfam12146;~TAP-like protein; pfam08386;~alpha/beta hydrolase fold; pfam00561;~identified by MetaGeneAnnotator; putative) produces MPYITVGQEHSAPIDLYFEDHGTGQPVVLIHGFPLDGHSWERQSAALLDAGYRVITYDRRGFGQSDQPTTGYDYDTFAADLNTVMETLDLRDAVLVGFSMGTGEVARYVARYGSARVAKVAFLASLEPCLLKTDDNPDGVAPKEFFDGVVAAVKADRYAYYTAFYQDFYNLDENLGSRISEEAVRNSWNVAARGGFFAAAAAPSTWYTDFRSDIPAVDVPALILHGTSDRILPIEGTARPFHKALPAADYVEIEGAPHGLLWTHAEEVNTALLAFLAK; encoded by the coding sequence ATGCCGTACATCACCGTGGGCCAGGAGCACTCCGCCCCCATCGACCTCTACTTCGAGGACCACGGCACCGGGCAGCCGGTCGTCCTCATCCACGGCTTCCCGCTCGACGGCCACTCCTGGGAGCGGCAGAGCGCCGCGCTCCTGGACGCCGGCTACCGCGTGATCACGTACGACCGCCGCGGCTTCGGCCAGTCCGACCAGCCGACGACCGGGTACGACTACGACACCTTCGCGGCCGACCTGAACACCGTGATGGAGACCCTCGACCTGCGCGACGCCGTGCTGGTCGGCTTCTCGATGGGCACCGGCGAGGTCGCCCGCTACGTGGCCCGGTACGGCTCGGCCCGCGTCGCCAAGGTCGCGTTCCTGGCCTCCCTGGAGCCGTGCCTGCTGAAGACCGACGACAACCCCGACGGCGTCGCGCCGAAGGAGTTCTTCGACGGTGTCGTCGCGGCGGTCAAGGCCGACCGCTACGCCTACTACACCGCCTTCTACCAGGACTTCTACAACCTCGACGAGAACCTCGGCAGCCGGATCAGCGAGGAGGCCGTGCGCAACAGCTGGAACGTCGCCGCGCGCGGCGGCTTCTTCGCCGCGGCCGCCGCCCCGTCCACCTGGTACACCGACTTCCGGTCCGACATCCCGGCCGTCGACGTCCCCGCCCTGATCCTGCACGGCACGAGCGACCGCATCCTGCCGATCGAGGGTACCGCGCGGCCGTTCCACAAGGCGCTGCCGGCCGCCGACTACGTCGAGATCGAGGGCGCCCCGCACGGTCTGCTGTGGACGCACGCCGAGGAGGTCAACACCGCGCTCCTCGCCTTCCTGGCCAAGTGA